From the Chanos chanos chromosome 7, fChaCha1.1, whole genome shotgun sequence genome, the window GGACTTTATCCTTTGCCTTATGCCATCAGGGCTCTGAAAAtggcacacaaacatatgaaagtcATATTATATCTGTCTGTATTGTATTTGGTATAACTGGTGCTGaatcacacctacacacaagtCTGTTCAGTTACTCAGTTCCAAAGGAAATACCTGACTACAGGTCCTTTGCTCAGGTCACAGGGGATCTGAATACTGTTGGTTCAGTTTGAAATTTATGAGAATGACGTTTCATTGTATGATCTCAGCGCATTGGATAGGGTAATGGAGACATCATGTTTGGTCATTTATTGTACAtatattacatttgtatttaGTTTCTCCAATTTGTCACAAAAACACCAGAGGCGTAGCCCTTAACACCCTTTTTCAACTGGGTTATAAATTTATAACATCTCttgaaatgttgttttcatttgattgatACATCTGTTAGGATATATATTTCAATGACACTTAAATCCCTAAACATTTGTTACAATGTCATTATTCTACATTTCTAACATTTGCAAGAGACTGCCACCATCTTTAATGATTTCTAAGTAGTTCTTAAACtccaagaggaaaagagagggagatttatAACCTACAAAAGGAAGACTCGTGAGTGTAGTGTATCCGCCCTCCACTGTGGTGCCCAGCAATGGATCCTATTGCATGTTTGTTATGACTATCAATACAAACATACTCCTATCTGAAAGAGGCTCAAATATTGATTTGTCCAGTTGACTATTTGTAAAGACGTCATGAGTGAAGGCGAGAGTGCGCATAAAGGCAGCGACATTCTGAGCCTCGAGACCCATTGAAACTAAAGTTTCTTGCCTTTAAGAGGTATGTATTCAgtcagttcctttttttttttctagggcTATGCACAGTACTTTACATTACTGGTTGTCTTATGTTCTCATTCATTATGCTGTGTATGTTCTCTTTAGTATGATTATGcaactttttattcattttttcttgtctaattttttttttcaccagtgcAGCAATGGCGATTTTCACCTGGTTcctctgtttttgctttgccCTGGGAGTTAAAAGTGAGAGAAGCTATGATAACTATATTATTTaagcatttcaaacacagctcatCTCCCTGTACATGCTATTGGAACTCACTGAGGGCTTTTTTTCAATTGAATTATAATCAGTTGTCTCTGTGAAGATTGTAAAGTTGTTGGGAGacgttcaaacacacacattcatacactctGCATGTCATGAACCTTGTTGCAGGAGGAAGTGCTGCAGCCTGCGATGAGGGCTGGGACCAGCATGAATCAAAGTGCTACAAATTCATCGCAAACCCAGTAACATGGTCTGACGCTGAGGTACGTCACACTCATTCAGCTGTTCTCAAAATAACCAACACACACGGACATTAACGCAAACACCAActcttaaaaataaacacacccacacacacacacacacacacactgcagctccaGTCTTTCTGAGCaccagtctttctctccctgttgtTTACTCTGCTCCTGTAGCTGAGCTGTTTGAATTCTGGAGGGAATCTTGCTTCGGTGCACACCTTTGAGGAGTACACCTTCTTGCAGAAAATAGTCCAAGCAACTGCTGGGAAAATGGCTGAAGCTTGGATCGGAGCGCAAGACGCTACACAGGTTTGTGAAAGGGCGTCGATGGGGCGTCGACCGGGTGTGTTATCTCGGCCCTGGACCAGGTGGACCGGGTGGtgcaatttgtttttgtttttttttgtctttattccTATTGTTATTCCTGTACTCACAATAATGAGATGAAATCTGGAAAATAGGCCTATGACAGTCTGACTGTTAGTCGGCTTCGGCCTGTCGACCTATTGTGTATGATGGACTATCAAATATGATGGCATCTCATGTAAAAtcaagaaacaaaaagacagggaaaaaagagagagcaagaacatgaaaatgcaagaaaacgcacatttttttttaacacacgcCCAGTTTAGACCTTGCGTTAATTgcgattttggtgatctgatcacgAGTGGACGGTTCTAAAGTACAGGTGTGAATGCATCCAATGTGCGTTGAGGTCTCATCGAGATCCAATCattcagaccacattcggaggtggtctgggtcgcatatgaccacattcttttagcagtgtaaTCTAATAGGACCTATGCACTGTGACACAAAAACGAgccaaccaaaaacaaactgactttatttgtcacatacacactgagcactgagcagtgagatggagcctctgcatttaacccatcccaaCACCAgtgagcgcgcacacacacacacacacacacacacacacacacacacacacactctatgagCCAGGAGCAGTGGGCGGCCACCGTCGCCAGCGTGAAGCCCGGACACAGTGATATTCAGTCACCccagtcattttctttctgGACAGGAGAATGTGTGGCTCTGGAGCGATGGGTCCAGGTTTGACTACACTTACTGGGCTCCTCGGCAGCCGGACAATGCCGGCGGGATTGAAGATTGTGTGCAGATGAATGCACAAGGTACTCCATATCCTCTGTATTCTTAGTCAGAATGATAACTGCCTACTACCTCACCACAGATAGATGcatcattattattgtgttttgtaaaagTTGATTTTAGAGATAAAACCTGTTACCTCTGACCAGAAAATGAGACATAGGAGGCAGACTGTGGTTTTACTGCTGCTTACATCgaatacattttctctctttatctgctctAGCTACACATCAATGGAATGATTTGCCGTGTTCTCGGGAGCTTCCCTATCTGTGTGAGAAAGACTTGTGAAACAGCCCAAAGCTCTCAAAATGTCTCTCGGTGCATTAAAATCTGATTCCATTCCAAAATCAAGCAAACCTCTCAGGCAAAAACAAATCAGCTTTTGCCTAGATTAAAGAGGCTTaataaaaaccaaagcaaacctTTTATGtaatctgtgtttgattttctgaCAACTGAAGCACAAAATTCTAACACGATTTTAGTATATTAGGAAGATACAAACATACTTTTATTGTACATTTAAAACCTGAGTGATAATCTTCATAAAAAATCTGATGCAAAAGTTTCAGCATCCATgacagatgtttttcttttaaagttgCATTCACAGTGTAAATGAACCTTTAAAACTGTCTAAGATTTTCAACATTAACATTACCATAAGACGACCACGTGTTATCTGAAGGTATAGCGCAGTGAAGGTCATTCCACTGAAGATCAGTTAGTGAATTTACTATTATTGCCTGTTGTTTCctcctttattttcatttgccGGATCAACAATAAAGCTCCTCCTCTTTATCTGAGCCCcctcccagcacacacacacacacacacacacacacacacacacacacacacccagctcCTCCCCCATAAGCTTCGGCTACGGTTCCATATCTCTGCATTGGCTACTTAGAGATGCAAGCCCGACTCTACAAATCGCATCTCACAAGTCTATGCAGGTACCGCGCCAGTTCTGAACACTGCTTGCAGGGGTCAGACTTTTCTATCCCTCAGAACAAATCACATGAGACATCGATGTTTCTTATTTGGGCATTCTTATTAATGTTGGAAAGCAGCAAGAGGATTAAAATAGAGACAGATGAAACTAGACGATGACAGCAATTGGAAACACAGTTTCTATGACATTTTCACTTTATAATATACATTGCACACGGATATATAGCTGAATGGTCTTTTTAACGCTGGGATGCAACTCTTGTGAGATACCACCTACAGGTTGTGACATATCGCGTTAATCTCACGCACCCTTCATCCTATGGAGCAGACAGGGAGGGGATTGGGGTGTAACACTTAATTTTGATAGTCCACTGTTGACTCTCAACTATGAATCAGTTGAGAGTCAGCAGTATATCGCTTGACTCTCACCAAGCTTGTTTCACCAGAGTAGCGACATGTACTCAACGAACTGTAGACTATAAGGGACATCTCAATCGCCAATTCACAGACTCATCAGTCCTGTCACTGTAGTGCTTCAGGCACTTAACTGGCTCTCCGTTACATACTGCACCCACTTTAAAGCTCTGCCTCTTGCATACAAAACTTCAGCTAGTGTCCTAGGTAGCTCCAAAAGGAACAAGGCATTCTAAAATGACATCTACAGTACATGGCTGAACCACTCATTGAATCAAAAAGCGATACATTTTGAACATAGGCGGTCTTCTTCAGGACAGCAAGCAACAACCGCGTTACATAGACTTTGTGGCCAATAGAAAGAGTAGGAAAATTGCAGAGTAGATGTTggagctgaagaaaaaaaaggccgggggggggggggggggggggggaggggggggggtaccaaACAGGTCTGTATAGTGCAGAAATATCACATAAATAATGCAATAAACAAATCCTTGTGATGAAATCTTAGTATTCTGTTATGTCCACTGATCAAGACCTTGATATGTGGAATGCCAAACAAAGAGTCATTATCGCTGTGGGCCTCTGCAAAAATGTCTCGCTATGGGATAATCATGTTTGAATTTCAACATGACTTATATAGAACCTGACCATCAATGTGAAGTAGGCTACCAGGTCTCAGCAAGTAGCGTGCTACGCCACAATCAAAAGAAATTCCagaggagatggaaaaaaaagggttgcAAAGCCTTTTCTAAGGCTCTGGGACTCCAGCGAACCATAGTGAGAGCCATTATCTCCAAATGGAGAAAACTTGGAACAGTGGTCAAATCTTCCCAGGAGTGGCCAGCCTACCAAAATTTCTCCAAGGGCGCAGCGACGACTCATCCAGgaggtcataaaaaaaaaacaggacaacatCTAAAAAAACTGCAGGCCTCTCTAGCCTCAGCTAAGGTTAGCGTTCATGATTCAACAACAAGAAAGAGACTGGGCAAAAACGGAATTCACGGGAGAGTAGCACGGCTCAAACCACTGCTAATTAAGAGAAATATTAGTGCTAGTATCACATCTGCAGAAACAGCACAGTGATGACCCCCAAGCCTTTTGGCATAATGTTCTGTGGACAGACAAGTCAAAAGTAGAACTTTTTGGAGGACATGGGCCCAGTTCTGTCTGGCGTAAAGTGAACACAGCATTTCCCAGTAAGAACATCATACCAGCATGGTGGTAGTGTAATGGTGTGGGGATGCTTTGCTGCCTCAGGGACTGAAAGACTTGCTATCATTAAAGGAACCGTGAATTCTGTTCTCTAGCAGAAAATCCTGAAGAAGAATGTCCAGTCATCAGTAAACGAATCCTGAAGGAGAATGTCCAGTCATGAGTAAACAATCGGAATCTGAGCCAATTGTTGGAAGAGTTTGGTTGCAGTTGTTGCTGTGCAAGCAGTTTTTTTCAAGTTCAGTAATTACTTACCAGTTATTCCTTTTTCACATGGGTGATAATGAGTGttgggatattttttttttccttcagtcaaagaaatgatcatttaaaaaccaTATTTTGTGTTCACTCAGGTTCTCCTTGTCCTATATTACTATTTGTATGAAGATCTGAAACCGTTCAGTGTGACAAATATGCAAAATTAGGGAAACCAGGATTGGGGGCAAATGCTTTTTCACAGCACTGTAAGTAAAAACCTTGGTTTGTAAAACATTGTCATTGTTTAAAAGTACAGGATCTACtgttgtaagtcgctttggtaggaaagcatctgctaaatggaAATCTACTGAGAAAAGTAGAAAATTCTATTTCTTAGGAGAGCAAAGCCAGCCAGCAACGGATTAGCTATACTTATTTGCACAGGTAAGTGTAGTGTGTTaaacactagatggcagtataaaccatatatgtgtgtgtatatgtgtgtctgtgtgtgtgtgtgtgtgtgtgtgtatgtatgtatatatatatgtgtgtgtgtgtgtgtgtgtgtatgtgtatatgtatatgcacacacaggtaAGTGTAGTGTGTTaaacactagatggcagtataagccatatgtatatgtatgtgtgtgtgtgtgtgtgtgtgtgtgtgtgtgtgtgtgtatatacaggtAAATGTAGTGCGTTaaacactagatggcagtataagccatatgtatatgtatatgtatatgtatatgtatatgtatgtgtgagtgtgtgtgtgtgtgtgtgtgtgtgtgtgtgtgtgtaatgagtatGCAGAGGCTATTTTTTATTTGCTATTTTGTTCTGAGATGAGCATTTCCTTGATCACATTTGAAACCTTAAGTTTTCAAAATGGCTATGGTTCTAAGGGTTAAGGGCCTATTCAGTGTACAGGGATAAGAGAGGCActtgggtgagtgtgtgtgtgtgtgtgtgtctgtgtgtgtgtgtgtatgtgtgtgtctgtgtgtctgtgtgtgtgtgtgtctgtgtgtctgtgtgtctgtgtgtgtctgtgtgtgtgtgtgtgtgtgtgtgtgtgtgtgtgttcctggtGAGTCTATCTGTGTTATCAGGGGCTGCTGACAGCAGTGGTCCCTTTCTGCTGTTTGCTGAAGGTGTGGCCTCGGATCATACCGACCGGCTGATCTTCATCACTCCAAAGCCTGAGaggaagactgagagagagagagagagagagagagaatgcagagaaTGCAAAAGGAGGCAAgactgagagtgaaagaaagagcaagTTTACAAAGGTACAATGCTAAAACAGTGGTCCAACTCAGGGACGTAGGAGTCAACATAAAGAGAGGGGGATTGGTGGCCTCCGGGTCCAAAATGCTACACAATGCTACTCCAGGTACTGGGGTTGCATGTGGGGAGGGCTGAGAGGCTGACAGTGGGACAGTGCTCTGCTACCTCCTGCCTGAGACAGCAGCACTGCCTTAGCAAAGGCATAGTGTCCCGCACCACAGGAGTCCAGCctctgggacagagagagaccagaggcCTGGTGctgagaggagatggaggtagTCTGAGCCATCAATTTCCTCAACTcctagagagaaagacaggcagagattTGAGATTTTACATTGCCTATAATACATCAATTTAACCATCTTGGTTGGATCCATATTAAGTGTAACTGGGTCCGTGAAACCCTCCCCCTTTATTCTAGTTCTTATTGTGAGCCAAATAGCCAGTTTAGCCTGACCAGAGATAAAATTCACCAGACACCACTTAAACCGCTGTACAGAAGTGTACCGTGGCCCCAGTATAAAGAGTCCAAATGTGAAAGTTAAACCCAGTTTCATACAGAGTCTGTGTAGGAGTCCAAAAACAGGGTTCAACCGAGAACGTTTTGTAAACACATGTTGTACCGTTTCTGGTCTGGTGGAGTGACAGTCACTGGTGTCGTCTGGTGGAGTGACAGTCACTGGTGTCGTCTGGTGGAGTGACAGTCACTGGTGTTGTCTGGTGGAGTGACAGTCACTGGTGTCGTCTGGCTGGAGTTAAGGGCAGGGGCTGCTCCCATCGGGTGGGGCCTGGACCAGTGGTTTCCCCACGTTCTGTGCTGCTTCCTGAGACAGGGATGATCACGGGCACCTTCACACCAGCTGAGCCCAGTGGCACATCCGCTGCCCCCAACTACATCTCCACTTCCATATCCTCCATCATCAGGGAGGAGGCCGCAGGTGAGCGGTCAGAAAACTAACATCCCTATGATAGCACATAAACCCAACCTCAGACATGGACCAAAAGATCAATATATTATGGACATTATCATTGTTGaggtagttactcaaaaaacgtaattagttataagttaccaattacttctttacATTGTAATGAgattactttactttactcgtcactccttttgaaaagtaattacactactcattactttactttactcgtcactccttttgaaaagtaattacactactcattactttactttactcgtcactccttttgaaaagtaattacactactcattactttacttctGAGTTACTCTCTACAACCACAAAGTCCCCACTTTACCACATTAGAATACCAGGACAGACTGTTATTACACCCTGCTCACATCTACAGTTACCTgcatagtcctttcattactttgtTTTCAATGCGATAGTTTTGCGTTGTGCTTGAGAACACCGCTTAGCTgctctaaaataactgtaaagcgGGGCCTCATTCATGAGTTCGCATTTTGGCCAGTGACCAAAAATAGACACACACGGGTTTAGCCATCTAATGATAACTATAGTGTAGCGACATTAATCAGGATGTTGTCATTTAGCTTCAATGGTTAACTACCAGTAGTTCTTGCGGTAGCTGGTAATAGATTTTGGTATCATTATCAGCCAACAGCTGTGTTATCTGTATGTTGTGATTCAAAGTAgcattaaagctctccatattgttgtcctggttggctacaccgTATTGTCGGGTTTGGTATTTTCCTGGAAAACACTTATGCACAAACCACCAACGATCaacatttttcttctgctgggtgtttgtgtagttgtgtagaTTTGAGTCTATAGAGAGTCAGACCACTGTTGCCACCTTACAGTTCAAGCCAAGAGCAATGAATTTAGGCGGTAAAATTAATTCTCTGAGTTAAAGAtctcacaaactctcacacactgattatcctaatgtcagagatacaacacacactctcacacactgattatcctaatgtcagtgatacaacacaaactctcacacactgattatcctaatgtcagtgatacaacacacactctcacacactgattatcctaatgtcagagatacaacacacactctcacacactgattatcctaatgtcagagatacaacacacactctcacacactgattatcctaatGTCAGAGTTacaacacaaactctcacacactgattatcctaatgtcagagatacaacacacactctcacacactgattatcctaatgtcagagttacaacacacactctcacacactgattatcctaatGTCAGAGTTACAagacaaactctcacacactgattatcctaatgtcagagatacaacacacactctcacacactgattatcctaatgtcagtgatacaacacacactctcacacactgattatcctaatGTCAGAGTTACAagacaaactctcacacactgattatcctaatgtcagagatacaacacacactctcacacactgattatcctaatgtcagtgatacaacacacactctcacacactgattatcctaatgtcagtgatacaacacacactctcacacactgattatcctaatgtcagtgatacaacacacactctcacacactgattatcctaatgtcagtgatacaacacacactctcacacactgattatcctaatgtcagtgatacaacacacaaactctcacacactgattatcctaatgtcagagatacaacacacactctcacacactgattatcctCTAGTCAGTGATacaacacatactctcacacactgattatcctaatGTCAGAGATacaacacatactctcacacactgattatcctaatgtcagtgatacaacacacactctcacacactgattatcctCTAGTCagtgatacaacacacactctcacacactgattatcctaatgtcagtgatacaacacacactctcacacactgattatcctaatgtcagtgatacaacacacaaactctcatacactgattatcctaatgtcagtgatacaacacaaactctcacacactgattatcctaatgtcagtgatacaacacatactctcacacactgattatctTAATGTCAGTGATtcaacacaaactctcacacactgattatcctaatGTTAGTGATTCAACAcaatctatgtatgtatgtatgtatgtatgtatgtatgtatgtatgtatgtatgtatgtatgtatctatctatctatctatctatctatctatctatctatctgtctttggGTTGCAGTCCTACTGCTGGTCTGAATTTGTCTTCCACAGGCAGATAGGGCCGTACCATAACCAAGCATCAATTACTGTGAACCAGAAAGTCATCTCCCAGAATAATGAAACATCACCCTCTAGTGCCCCaatgtgtcatttcagtttATTCGTGTTAATACAGATTTCAATGTTCACTGCAACTATAAATCATAAACCACAGATAAAACTAAAGAtcaaatgtataaatgttttaacCTGTCATAGAATAGTGAATATCACAACATACTCTGAATTACACAAGCTCTTTAAAACATGCCCCTGTTGATTTCTCCCTATGActtttcacacagtcaaactgttGCTCTTACACAAGACCAGATTTCACTATTGGACCAGTCAAGAGAAACCTAGTTAATTATTACTGAACATTTACCTCAGAGAAATAACTGACATTTTCCTTGTTTCAGGGCATGCTGCTTTCTCTATGGGAAAAATCCTCCTTCTTTACTTTTAGCCATCAAATTGTCTTTTTCCTTATCTCATCACTCTAAGACGTGCATTTGGCTGTGTGGTTGCTTTTCTAGCAAAGCTTATTTCATGCATGTCTGATACATAAAAACTAATAATACGCTTATGACATTACATAAACTTACCAGACTACACTGACTTACCAGGAATGAgggtaattacattttttttttatgattgcttacacactaaaattaaaaataacacacagttagtgaaacctgacactcaaggagcaGAACCTCAGACCAGATCTGTACAACTCtaagcacattctcagcctcacactgcaaaatgcaacacacagtgttttaaaaaaaaaaaaaacactacacacacctctctacattagacacagaaatctaacatgatgtcacttctttgccatttcaaggcactgcctttcaaaataccacacttatgaaccagctgatcaaacacagccatcagGTGTACAGACACTTAGGTGCTTAATTGTAAGCTCACTAATCAGGCATAAGCATtataaaaaggcaacaggtgagtttacctgtctaAAATGGAACATTGGCCACAGAGCTATTTTGAATGCCCCAGGCCAATGTGGTAGTAACATCACAATGTGCACTGCAATCACACAGAATGGGGTCCTCCATCGCCATGCCAACTTGGGTCCTTACAACACAgcccacatactcacatttttggacagactacacaacactgtcacagctaaagaccaaatggatgcagag encodes:
- the LOC115817095 gene encoding galactose-specific lectin nattectin; its protein translation is MAIFTWFLCFCFALGVKRGSAAACDEGWDQHESKCYKFIANPVTWSDAELSCLNSGGNLASVHTFEEYTFLQKIVQATAGKMAEAWIGAQDATQENVWLWSDGSRFDYTYWAPRQPDNAGGIEDCVQMNAQGTPYPLYS